The Afifella aestuarii DNA segment TCGATGGGATCGACGAGCGCGTGCGTTCCCGCCTCAAGGGTGGCGTGGTGGTCGGCATGGCACGCCCCGATACGGCGATGCGCCGCAAAATTCTCGATCTTCGTCTGGCGGCCGCGCGCGAACGCGATCCCAAGATCCAGGTGCCCGACAATGTGCTCGATTTCATCGCCCGCATGGTGGTGAGCAACGGGCGCGATCTCGACGGTGCCTTGAACCGGCTGATTTGTCGCGCCCAGTTCTCCGACCAGCCGATCTCGGTGGACGCCTGCGAACTGGCGATCGCCGATCTCATCGGGGACCGCGAGCCGAAGCGCATCCGCATCGAAGACATCCAGAAGATCGTCGCCCGCCACTACAATGTGAGCCGGCAGGATCTCGTCTCCGCGCGGCGCACGCGCACCGTCGTCAGGCCCCGTCAGATCGCCATGTATCTCGCCAAGACCATGACGCCGCGCTCGTTTCCGGAAATCGGCAAGCGCTTCGGCGGCCGCGATCACACGACGGTCCTGCACGCCGTGCGCAAGATCGAGGGGCTCGTCGGCGCCGATCAAAAGCTCTCCGACGAGATCGAGCTCCTGCGTCGACTGTTGCAGGATTAAGTCCTCCGGCGCTGGCGGTGTTCTCCACCGCCGGCGCCCCTCTTCGTGGTTCTTCCGCGCAAGCGGCCACGCGCACTTGCTTTTGTCAGTGAGGCGCGCCAATTTGACCGCCCGCCGCTGCGATGCACCCGTATCCGCAGTGGCTTCGGGCCCTCCAATTCCTGGAATGCCGGTATGAAAGTTGCGATCGAAAGGGCTGCCTTCCTGAAAGCCCTGACCCCCGTCCATCGCGTCGTCGAACGGCGCAACACCATTCCGATCCTGTCGAATGTGCTGTTGCGCGTGGTCGAGGGCGGCGTGCTCTTGAAAGCCACCGACCTCGATCTCGAGGTGTCCAATCGGATGCCGGCCATGGTCGAGCAGCCGGGGGCCGCCACCGTGCCGGCGCATATGCTCTACGACATCGTGCGCAAGGCGCCCGAAGGTTCGGAGATCTCGCTGACGACCGGCGACGGCGGCACCATGAAATTGATGGCGGGGCGTGCCCGCTTCGAATTGCAGATGCTGCCGGATACCGATTTCCCGGACCTCGATCCTGGCGAGCTTCCGGTGCGGTTCTCCCTGACGGCGAGCGAATTGCGGCGCCTCATCGAGCGCACGCAGTTTGCAATCTCCACCGAAGAGACCCGCTATTACCTCAACGGCATCTTCTTCCACGTCTCGGGTGAGGGGCCGGAGCGGCGGCTGCGCGCCGTGGCGACCGACGGCCACCGTCTCGCCAAGGCGGAAATGACCGCGCCGGAAGGCAGCGACGAGATGCCGGGCATCATCATTCCGCGCAAGACGATCGGCGAGATGCAGCGGCTT contains these protein-coding regions:
- the dnaN gene encoding DNA polymerase III subunit beta, coding for MKVAIERAAFLKALTPVHRVVERRNTIPILSNVLLRVVEGGVLLKATDLDLEVSNRMPAMVEQPGAATVPAHMLYDIVRKAPEGSEISLTTGDGGTMKLMAGRARFELQMLPDTDFPDLDPGELPVRFSLTASELRRLIERTQFAISTEETRYYLNGIFFHVSGEGPERRLRAVATDGHRLAKAEMTAPEGSDEMPGIIIPRKTIGEMQRLLEDGDTNVSLELSDTKIRLSAGSIVLTSKLIDGTFPDYERVIPSGNDKEMVVSKDVFKNAVDRVSTISSDRGRAVKLALSEGRLVLTVNNPDSGSATDEIDVDYDAEPLEIGFNSRYLLDIADQLTTGEARFELADPGSPTLICDKEGGDALYVLMPMRV